A genomic window from Luteolibacter sp. LG18 includes:
- a CDS encoding proline racemase family protein, translated as MKFVRVIDSHTGGEPTRTVIEGGPDLGTGPLADRVVRFREQYDEFRRATALEPRGSDVLVGAMLVEPHEPDCAAGVIFFNNVGYLGMCGHGTIGLVATLAYLGKIGPGSHRIDTPVGVVTATLAEDGTVAITNVPSRRTIKDLAFQVPGIGEVRGDLAWSGNWFYLVTSLQEELTVSRAEELTALTWQIRVASNAQGHPEIDHIELFGPGQNGGHSRNFVLCPGKAYDRSPCGTGTSAKLACLAADGKLAEGEEWIQESVVGSSFTGSYQWLDRASGEIIPTIRGTAYITADARLCFDPADPFRSGIV; from the coding sequence ATGAAATTCGTCCGAGTCATCGACTCCCACACCGGCGGTGAGCCGACCCGCACCGTCATCGAAGGCGGTCCCGATCTGGGCACCGGCCCGCTGGCCGACCGCGTCGTGCGCTTCCGCGAGCAGTACGATGAATTCCGCCGCGCCACCGCCTTGGAACCGCGCGGATCGGACGTGCTGGTGGGGGCGATGCTTGTCGAACCCCACGAGCCGGATTGCGCCGCGGGAGTGATCTTTTTCAACAATGTCGGTTACCTCGGCATGTGCGGCCACGGCACCATCGGCCTTGTCGCGACGCTGGCTTATCTCGGAAAGATCGGCCCGGGTTCGCACCGCATCGACACGCCGGTGGGCGTGGTCACCGCCACGCTGGCCGAGGATGGCACGGTCGCGATCACCAATGTGCCCAGTCGCCGCACCATCAAGGATCTCGCCTTCCAAGTGCCGGGCATCGGCGAGGTCCGCGGTGATCTCGCGTGGAGCGGCAATTGGTTCTATCTCGTCACCTCGCTCCAGGAGGAACTCACGGTTTCCCGCGCCGAAGAACTCACGGCGCTGACATGGCAAATCCGGGTGGCCTCGAACGCGCAAGGCCACCCGGAGATCGATCACATCGAATTGTTCGGCCCCGGGCAAAACGGCGGGCACTCCCGCAATTTCGTCCTCTGCCCGGGCAAGGCTTACGACCGCTCGCCGTGTGGCACCGGCACCAGTGCGAAGCTCGCCTGCCTTGCGGCGGATGGAAAACTCGCCGAGGGCGAGGAGTGGATCCAGGAGAGCGTGGTCGGAAGTTCGTTCACCGGATCATACCAATGGCTGGACCGCGCCAGCGGCGAGATCATCCCGACCATCCGCGGCACCGCTTACATCACCGCGGATGCGCGCCTTTGTTTCGATCCCGCGGACCCGTTCCGCTCGGGCATCGTCTGA
- a CDS encoding aldehyde dehydrogenase (NADP(+)), whose amino-acid sequence MSFHGHSLIAGRRSAQGTPLFQAVSPLDSTTLEGNFATATEAEVDEALAAAKAAFPAFRDTDGETRALFLEAIADGIMELGATLIDRAGLESGLPVPRLEGERGRTVNQLRMFAKIARENSWYDARIETALPDRQPIPKPDLRRAMQPIGPVVVFGASNFPLAFSVAGGDTASALVTGNPVVVKAHEAHPGTSELVGGVIAAAAEKTGLPAGVFSLVHGNGRTVGPWLAKHPATKAIGFTGSLAAGRALFDAAASRPDPIPVFAEMGSLNPIVLLPSTVKNRPAETAALLATSATAGAGQFCTKPGIIVATEGDGLDAFRTALSSAFAAVPPTTMLHAGIADTYGKSSSKLADHPALAIIGQGSAEADATATQGRALMVETTAEKFLAHPELAHEVFGPFSTLVVAKSADEVGSVLDTLGGQLTASVFGDDAELSASAALVSKLSELAGRVIINGVPTGVEVNTSMQHGGPWPASSDARFTSVGTAALERFVRPVSYQGAPQSLLPAALRDSNPLQIDRLVNGIHTRDSIQ is encoded by the coding sequence ATGTCATTTCACGGACACTCGCTCATCGCCGGCCGCCGCAGCGCGCAGGGCACGCCCCTTTTCCAAGCGGTCTCGCCGCTCGACAGCACCACGCTGGAAGGAAACTTCGCCACCGCCACCGAGGCCGAAGTCGACGAAGCGCTCGCCGCCGCGAAGGCCGCCTTCCCGGCCTTCCGCGATACCGATGGCGAAACCCGCGCCCTGTTTCTCGAAGCAATCGCCGATGGGATCATGGAACTCGGTGCCACGCTGATCGACCGCGCCGGTCTCGAAAGCGGCCTGCCGGTCCCGCGCCTCGAAGGCGAGCGCGGCCGCACCGTGAACCAGCTCCGGATGTTCGCGAAGATCGCCCGCGAGAACTCGTGGTATGACGCCCGCATCGAAACCGCCCTGCCGGACCGCCAGCCGATTCCGAAGCCGGACCTGCGCCGCGCGATGCAGCCGATCGGCCCGGTGGTGGTCTTCGGCGCGAGCAATTTCCCCCTCGCCTTCTCCGTGGCCGGTGGCGACACCGCCTCCGCGCTCGTCACCGGCAATCCAGTCGTCGTGAAAGCGCATGAAGCCCATCCCGGCACGTCCGAATTGGTCGGCGGCGTGATTGCCGCGGCCGCGGAAAAGACCGGCCTGCCCGCGGGCGTGTTCTCACTGGTCCATGGCAATGGCCGCACCGTCGGCCCATGGCTGGCGAAACACCCGGCCACCAAGGCGATCGGCTTCACCGGTTCGCTCGCCGCGGGCCGCGCGCTCTTCGATGCCGCGGCCTCCCGCCCGGATCCGATCCCGGTGTTCGCGGAAATGGGCAGCCTCAATCCGATCGTGCTGCTGCCAAGCACCGTGAAGAACCGCCCCGCGGAAACCGCCGCGCTGCTGGCCACCTCCGCCACCGCGGGTGCCGGACAGTTCTGCACCAAGCCGGGCATCATCGTCGCCACCGAGGGCGACGGGCTCGACGCCTTCCGCACCGCGCTCTCCTCCGCCTTCGCCGCCGTGCCGCCGACCACCATGCTCCACGCGGGCATCGCGGACACCTACGGCAAATCCAGTAGCAAACTCGCGGATCACCCGGCGCTGGCGATCATCGGCCAGGGCTCCGCCGAAGCCGATGCCACCGCGACCCAGGGACGCGCGCTGATGGTCGAGACCACGGCGGAGAAATTCCTCGCCCACCCGGAACTCGCGCACGAGGTCTTCGGTCCGTTCTCGACGCTGGTGGTGGCGAAGTCCGCGGACGAAGTGGGCAGCGTCCTCGACACCCTCGGCGGCCAGCTCACTGCCTCCGTGTTCGGTGATGACGCCGAACTCTCCGCCTCGGCGGCACTCGTTTCGAAGCTCTCGGAACTCGCCGGCCGCGTGATCATCAACGGTGTGCCGACCGGCGTGGAGGTGAACACCTCGATGCAGCATGGCGGCCCGTGGCCGGCCTCGAGCGACGCGCGTTTCACCTCGGTGGGCACTGCGGCGCTCGAACGGTTCGTGCGCCCCGTTTCCTACCAAGGAGCGCCGCAGAGCCTGCTGCCTGCCGCGCTGCGCGACAGCAACCCGCTGCAGATCGACCGCCTCGTCAACGGCATCCACACCCGCGATTCCATCCAATGA
- a CDS encoding dihydrodipicolinate synthase family protein — translation MATSARSRKAPGPWTGVFPAITTQMHKDGSLDIEGTARHAEVLIKSGISGLVFLGSLGENQAMTADEKRLVMAEMVKAVNGRIPVVAGVAETSTAEAVRFAKDCEKAGTDGFMLMPAMNYKTPDPDETLLHFRTVAKSTGLPIMIYNNPISYGNDITPEMFAKLADVKNFVALKESSGNTRRITDLHNTIGGRYAIFTGVDDLALESAVLGIDGWVAGTGIAFPEQNQYLWELMQAGEWQKAVEIYRWFTPLLHLDVHVKFVQYIKLCVQECGLGTEWVRAPRTILKGAERKAVLKVIHDGIANAPKVPKRK, via the coding sequence ATGGCAACATCCGCCCGTTCCCGTAAAGCTCCCGGCCCCTGGACAGGGGTCTTCCCGGCCATCACCACCCAGATGCACAAGGATGGTTCGCTCGATATCGAGGGAACCGCCCGCCACGCTGAAGTCCTGATCAAGTCCGGCATCAGCGGCCTCGTGTTCCTCGGGTCCCTCGGTGAGAACCAGGCCATGACCGCGGATGAAAAGCGCCTCGTGATGGCGGAGATGGTGAAGGCGGTGAACGGCCGCATCCCGGTGGTCGCCGGTGTCGCCGAAACCTCCACCGCCGAAGCCGTCCGTTTCGCCAAGGATTGCGAGAAGGCTGGCACCGATGGCTTCATGCTGATGCCGGCGATGAACTACAAGACGCCGGATCCGGACGAGACCCTGCTGCACTTCCGTACCGTCGCGAAGTCCACCGGTCTGCCGATCATGATCTACAACAACCCGATCAGCTACGGGAACGACATCACGCCGGAGATGTTCGCGAAGCTGGCGGACGTGAAGAACTTCGTCGCCCTCAAGGAGAGCTCGGGCAACACCCGCCGCATCACCGACCTCCACAACACCATCGGTGGCCGCTACGCGATCTTCACCGGCGTCGACGACCTCGCGCTGGAAAGCGCCGTGCTCGGCATCGATGGCTGGGTGGCCGGCACCGGCATCGCCTTCCCGGAACAGAACCAGTATCTCTGGGAACTCATGCAGGCGGGCGAGTGGCAGAAGGCGGTCGAGATCTACCGCTGGTTCACCCCGCTGCTGCACCTCGATGTGCACGTGAAGTTCGTGCAGTACATCAAGCTGTGCGTCCAGGAGTGCGGTCTCGGCACCGAGTGGGTCCGCGCCCCACGCACCATCCTCAAGGGGGCCGAGCGCAAGGCCGTGCTGAAGGTGATCCACGACGGCATCGCCAACGCGCCGAAGGTCCCGAAGCGAAAGTAA
- a CDS encoding S8 family serine peptidase: MRAPRWLLLTLVFALCTAGGYLIVRTAKPDSTRTKSNANEPKQEIVYHDTAGPTFRSGDRKEGKPKGGDAEALSKGALAGQRSITFTDKAAMQKFLEKIQGKGIAVLGRLDAINTLRVGFLSADELASALDGSEKTGFIFPVSVPTLPEGSVQPGAVALGNHLADWLGISDYDRTSWGKGLNVAVLDTGISTLASFFNKVNQSALVDFGSDATALNGHGTAVASLINSIAPDANILSYRIADDNGLSNSGLIAEGILKAVADGASVINISLGGFGDSLVLRQAVEYAQQNGVTIVAATGNNGIDQIAQPASIDGVIAVGAVDANGDRLLFSNTGKQISSMAPGYGVAAEGIDGSTIYFSGTSASAPIETGVLLATMSNSVLSGTLSSTDAAALVASLLDESGAPGFDTEYGGGAVDLGRVMLSRTANVTDSAVASQWVTTNANGQQVLQVTVQNRGTNTLYNIPVQVTTPNGNASFNVGSLTSTAIQTFEVPIIVTDSSMTFQSSIGVPGGQSDANAANNRRKDVYTPASAQ, encoded by the coding sequence ATGCGCGCTCCTCGCTGGCTCCTCCTCACCCTCGTCTTTGCACTTTGCACGGCGGGAGGCTACCTGATCGTACGGACGGCCAAGCCGGATTCCACCCGGACCAAGTCGAACGCCAACGAGCCGAAGCAGGAGATCGTCTACCACGACACGGCGGGGCCGACTTTCCGCAGCGGTGACCGCAAGGAAGGAAAGCCGAAGGGCGGCGATGCGGAAGCGCTTTCGAAGGGCGCGCTGGCCGGACAGCGCTCGATCACTTTCACCGACAAGGCTGCGATGCAGAAGTTCCTGGAAAAAATCCAGGGCAAGGGCATCGCGGTGCTCGGCCGCCTCGACGCGATCAACACCCTGCGCGTCGGTTTCCTCAGCGCCGATGAACTGGCCTCCGCGCTCGATGGCAGCGAGAAAACCGGCTTCATCTTCCCGGTGTCGGTGCCGACCCTTCCGGAAGGCAGCGTCCAGCCCGGAGCCGTGGCGCTCGGCAACCATCTCGCCGATTGGCTCGGGATTTCGGACTACGATCGCACGAGCTGGGGCAAGGGCCTGAACGTCGCCGTGCTCGACACCGGCATTTCCACGCTGGCCTCGTTCTTCAACAAGGTGAACCAGTCCGCGCTGGTCGATTTCGGCAGCGATGCCACCGCCCTCAACGGCCACGGCACCGCGGTCGCCTCGCTGATCAACAGCATCGCCCCGGACGCGAACATCCTTTCCTACCGCATCGCCGACGATAACGGCCTGTCCAACAGCGGCTTGATCGCCGAGGGCATCCTCAAGGCGGTGGCCGACGGGGCCTCGGTGATCAACATCTCGCTCGGCGGTTTCGGCGACAGCCTGGTGCTGCGCCAGGCGGTGGAATACGCCCAGCAGAACGGCGTGACCATCGTGGCCGCCACCGGCAACAACGGCATCGACCAGATCGCCCAGCCCGCCTCCATCGACGGTGTGATCGCCGTGGGCGCGGTGGATGCGAATGGCGACCGCCTGCTGTTCTCGAACACTGGCAAGCAGATCTCCTCCATGGCTCCAGGCTACGGCGTGGCCGCGGAAGGCATCGATGGCTCCACGATCTATTTCAGTGGCACCTCCGCCAGCGCGCCGATCGAAACCGGCGTGCTGCTCGCCACCATGTCGAACAGCGTGCTCTCCGGCACCCTTTCCTCGACGGATGCCGCCGCGCTGGTGGCCTCCCTTCTCGATGAATCCGGCGCTCCGGGCTTCGACACCGAATACGGCGGCGGCGCGGTGGACTTGGGCCGCGTGATGCTGAGCCGCACCGCGAATGTCACCGACTCCGCGGTGGCCTCCCAGTGGGTGACCACCAATGCCAACGGCCAGCAGGTCCTGCAGGTCACCGTGCAGAACCGCGGCACCAACACGCTCTACAACATCCCGGTGCAGGTCACGACGCCGAACGGCAACGCCAGTTTCAACGTCGGCTCTTTGACCTCCACGGCGATCCAGACCTTCGAGGTGCCAATCATCGTCACGGATTCCTCGATGACCTTCCAGTCCTCGATCGGAGTTCCCGGTGGCCAAAGCGACGCGAATGCGGCAAACAATCGCCGCAAGGATGTCTACACCCCTGCTTCGGCCCAGTAG
- a CDS encoding DPP IV N-terminal domain-containing protein, producing the protein MKAPAALFLFSALITGLHAQGTKADYDRARELGGKARSLVNNGTPQVTWTETGTAFARTRDKVLAVDLATGKTREATKQEIDQAKSVSKDAQVIPFGRARSRDGGEPQSLEIRNETQDTIGINWIDSRGDSKPYGTIDPGKSATQSTYAGHVWSITDRDGKPFAMVRTPEYTSVAHITGKPTEAAPSRRPERRSTSGRVSPDGKTETYVQRGTALVIRPLPDGTASTVTELPGGERFDNDPQWSPDSSHFVISSAKEVTVRQVTLVQSSPKDQLQPRVEKVDYVKPGDPIRQPFPRLYDAATKREIRVDHALFPNPWAISDLTWSADSSEFLFVYNQRGHQLMRILGVRASDGQVRVIHEDKTDTFIDYSQKFFIRHLPETKEILWMSERDGWNHLYLIDAATGSIKTQITKGNWNVRDVVDVDVSKRTILFKALGTVPGQDPYYTHFARVNFDGTGLVRLTESNGDHRITFSPDQKYIVDTWSRVDQPAVTELRNAETGKLVCELARADDSALLKTGWSRPEPLVSKGRDGKTEIYGVLIKPSNFDPAKKYPVLENIYSGPHDFFVPKSYYAWTRMNDLAELGFIVVQIDGMGTNWRSKAFHDVAWKNLADAGLPDHIAWIKAAATTRPWMDLSRVGIYGGSAGGQNSLSAMLHHGDFYKACVSDCGCHDNRMDKIWWNEAWMGWPVDESYTRNSNVTDAAKLQGKLMLVVGELDHNVDPSSTLQVANALQKADKDFELLIVTGADHGAAETSYGSRRRADFFVRNLLGVEPRRL; encoded by the coding sequence ATGAAAGCCCCCGCCGCCCTCTTCCTGTTCTCCGCGTTGATCACCGGCCTGCACGCGCAGGGCACCAAGGCCGACTACGACCGCGCCAGGGAATTGGGCGGCAAGGCCCGATCGCTGGTCAACAACGGCACCCCGCAGGTCACCTGGACCGAAACCGGCACCGCGTTCGCCCGCACCCGTGACAAGGTGCTGGCGGTCGACCTCGCGACCGGCAAGACCCGCGAGGCCACCAAGCAGGAGATCGACCAGGCGAAGTCCGTTTCCAAGGACGCGCAGGTGATACCCTTCGGTCGTGCGCGCTCGCGTGACGGCGGCGAACCGCAGTCGCTTGAGATCCGCAACGAAACCCAGGACACGATCGGCATCAACTGGATCGACTCCCGCGGCGACAGCAAGCCCTACGGCACCATCGATCCCGGCAAGAGCGCGACCCAATCGACCTACGCCGGACACGTCTGGAGCATCACCGACCGCGATGGCAAACCCTTCGCCATGGTCCGCACGCCGGAATACACCAGCGTGGCGCACATCACCGGCAAGCCGACCGAAGCCGCGCCATCGCGCAGACCGGAACGCCGCTCGACCAGCGGCCGGGTGTCCCCGGACGGCAAGACCGAGACCTACGTCCAGCGCGGCACCGCGCTGGTGATCCGCCCGCTGCCGGATGGCACCGCCAGCACGGTCACCGAGTTGCCCGGAGGCGAGCGTTTCGACAACGACCCTCAGTGGTCGCCGGATTCCAGCCACTTCGTCATCTCCAGCGCGAAGGAGGTCACGGTGCGTCAGGTCACCCTGGTGCAATCCTCGCCGAAGGACCAGCTCCAGCCGAGGGTCGAGAAGGTCGACTATGTGAAGCCGGGCGATCCGATCCGCCAGCCGTTTCCGCGGCTGTATGACGCGGCCACCAAGCGAGAGATCCGGGTCGATCACGCGCTGTTTCCGAATCCGTGGGCGATCAGCGACCTCACTTGGTCCGCCGACTCCAGCGAGTTCCTGTTCGTCTACAACCAGCGCGGCCACCAGCTCATGCGCATCCTCGGCGTGCGCGCCAGCGATGGCCAGGTGCGCGTGATCCACGAGGACAAGACCGACACCTTCATCGACTACTCGCAGAAGTTCTTCATCCGGCACCTGCCGGAAACGAAGGAGATCCTGTGGATGTCCGAGCGCGACGGCTGGAACCACCTCTACCTGATCGATGCCGCCACCGGCTCCATCAAGACCCAGATCACGAAGGGCAATTGGAACGTCCGCGACGTGGTGGATGTCGACGTTTCCAAGCGCACGATCCTCTTCAAGGCCCTCGGCACCGTGCCGGGACAGGATCCCTACTACACCCACTTCGCGCGGGTGAACTTCGACGGCACCGGTCTGGTCCGCCTCACCGAATCGAACGGCGACCACCGCATCACGTTCTCGCCGGACCAGAAATACATCGTCGACACCTGGTCGCGCGTGGACCAGCCGGCGGTGACCGAACTCCGGAACGCGGAGACCGGCAAGCTGGTGTGCGAGCTCGCCCGCGCCGACGACTCCGCCCTGTTGAAGACCGGCTGGAGCCGTCCCGAGCCGCTCGTGTCGAAGGGGCGCGATGGCAAGACCGAGATTTACGGTGTGCTCATCAAGCCGTCCAATTTCGACCCGGCGAAGAAGTATCCGGTGCTCGAGAACATCTACAGCGGCCCGCATGATTTCTTCGTTCCGAAGTCCTACTACGCCTGGACCCGCATGAACGACCTGGCCGAGCTCGGCTTCATCGTGGTGCAGATCGATGGCATGGGCACCAACTGGCGGAGCAAGGCGTTCCACGACGTCGCGTGGAAGAACCTCGCCGACGCCGGGCTGCCGGACCACATCGCGTGGATCAAGGCGGCGGCCACCACCCGCCCGTGGATGGACCTCTCCCGCGTCGGCATCTACGGCGGCAGCGCCGGGGGCCAGAACTCGCTCTCGGCGATGCTCCACCACGGCGATTTCTACAAGGCCTGCGTCTCCGACTGCGGCTGCCACGACAACCGGATGGACAAGATCTGGTGGAACGAAGCGTGGATGGGCTGGCCGGTGGACGAGAGCTACACCCGCAACTCCAACGTCACCGACGCCGCGAAACTCCAGGGCAAGCTGATGCTGGTCGTCGGCGAGCTGGACCACAACGTCGACCCCTCCTCCACCCTCCAGGTCGCCAACGCCCTGCAAAAGGCGGACAAGGACTTCGAGCTGCTGATCGTGACCGGGGCCGACCACGGGGCCGCGGAGACCTCGTATGGCAGCCGCCGCCGGGCCGATTTCTTCGTCCGCAACCTGCTGGGAGTCGAACCCCGGCGGCTGTGA